In Ruminiclostridium josui JCM 17888, the genomic window TTACAGCTTATATATTTAAAAAGAAGTCTAACATTAAGTTCTTCAAATTTGCAAATGACAGTGACGAGAGTTCTAGTTTATCGGATATTAGTTTTTTCCGTCCCAAGCAAAAAAAAGATAATATCATTATGACGGTGGTCAGCATAGTTGTATTTGCTGTAGAGTTAGTAGTTTATGCAAAATATAATACGCTGTTTGTTATATCTTCATTAAAGGATTCCAATGTAATTCTTGCCGACAGTGTAATATGCAAGGCTGTTTCTATAGCAATTATAGTAGTAACGGGAATTCATTTTATCAACTACCTCTTTAAAGCATTATCAGGAAAAATCTCAGGAGAGATTTTATTGACAACCATTAGATTCATATTATTATGGGCTGCTATAAACGTCATAACATTTTACCGGAATGAGGTTCCGGAATTTAAGGATGCTTTGGAAGGTATGAATTATCTTAATATAGTTATGGTCATAGTGGTTGTTTTGTTTTTGTACAGCTGTATTAGGAACTGTGTAATATCAAATATAAAATATAAGTTAAAATAAAAAGTTTGGAGGGGTATACAGTGGTTTTAAAAGTTGAAAACATGGTTAAGAGTTACAATAAATTAGTTGCAGTAAACGGTATAAGCTTGCAGGTTAATGAAGGGGACATCTTAGGATTGCTTGGACCCAATGGTGCAGGTAAGTCAACATTTATCAATGCGATTTTGGGACTTACAAAAGTTGATGAAGGAACCATAGAGATTTTCGGTAATAAAATTTCAAGGGCTGCTAAAAAGAAAATTGGTTTTGTGCCTCAGGAGATTGCTATATGTTATGAGCTTAATGCATATGACAATGTTGTATTCTTTGGAAAATTATATGGCCTAAGAGGAGCGAAGTTGAAGGAAGCAGTAAAAAAATCATTGGAGTTCACCGGACTTTGGGACAGAAGAAAGGAAAATCCAAAAAAATTCTCAGGGGGAATGCAAAGACGTTTAAATATTGCATGTGCTATTGTACATGAACCTGAACTTTTGATAATGGATGAACCGACAGTAGGTGTTGACCCGCAATCAAGAAATAATATCCTGGAAACAATTAAAATACTCAATGAAAATGGGACAACAGTCATTTATACTTCCCACTACATGGAAGAAATAGAAGAAATATGTACAAAAGTAGCGATTATTGACTTAGGAAAGCTTATTGCAGAAGGAACAAGCGAGAGTATTAAAAATAGTATTCTAACTGAGAGATTAACAAAATTTGAAGTTGAGGACGACAACAGCAAATGTGAGAATATCATAAAAGACATAGAAGGTGTAATCAGTTGCAAAGTTAATGAAAGTGGCAATGCTCTTCTGGTAAAGTCAAAGAAAGACATCGATAATCTTCCTATTATGATAGAAAAGCTTGTAAAAGGTGGAGTTAAAATCATATCTGTGAATATTGAGCAACCAACATTGGAAGCTGCATTTCTGTCATTAACAGGTAAAACACTAAGAGATTAAGTGATTGGAGGAGAGCAATGAATACATTACATATTGCTTATTATACGATAAAAAGAATCATGCTTGATAAAAGAACCAATATTATGAAAATATTAATTCCGATTGTTGCTATAGTAATATTGGGTGTGGCATTAAAAAGCTCTTTTGAGCTATCAAGCATGGACATTATAAAGGTTGGGTATCTAAATCTTGATAATGGAAAACAGGGAGAGAACCTTGTAAAAATCTTAAAAGAGGATAAATCTATTAAAGAACTTATCAGTCTTGTTCCGGTTGATTCGGTTGACAAAGCCGAGCAAATGATTTCTGACGACAAAATTTCATCCTTCATATTTATTGATAAAGATTATACGAAGCAAATAGAAAGTGGTGAGAAATCAAGTGTTACAATATACTCCAGCAAATATTCCGACTATAAACTGACAGTGGTACAGAACATTATGGATTCTTATGTCAATATTGTTAACACAAATATAGCGGTTGCTATGGTAACGGGTAAACCTGCAGAATACGATTCTTCTTCCAGTATTAATGAAATACCAATTTCCATAGACGGTAACAGACCAAAGGCTATTGACTATTATGCAGTCACGATACTTGTTCTGTCCCTGTTGTCAGGTGCAGCATTTGGATGTGAGCTGGTGGGAGAAGATTACATAGGAGTAATGGGAAAGAGAATAAAAAGTACTCCAGTTAGTCCTGTTCAACAATATGCAGGAAAGATGATTGGAGCATGTCTTTCAAACTTTGCGCAGGGACTTGTAATGGTCTTGTTTACTAAATTTGTTTTAAAGGCTAATTGGGGAAGCAATATATTCTTAATATTGGCTTTCACATTACTAGTGGCAGTATTTGCTACAGCGATAGGTGCTATGCTATGCATAATTTTCAATGATGTAAACCGGGCTGGGGCTTTATCAAGTCTGCTTGTTCCCATATTTACATTTATTGCAGGAGGGTATATAAAAATTGATTTTGGACCTATTAAATACCTTTCACCAAACCAATGGGCACATACTGCGTTTTTCAATACCATTTACAATGGGGATCAGCATCTGGTAGTAACCAATGTTCTTGCACTGCTTATAGCTACCGTTGTTATTTCGACTGTTTCTATTATATTGGCAAGGAGGAGAACAAATTGACAGTATTATTAAGTAATATAAGACGTATTTTCAAAAAGAAATTGAATTTTCTTTTTATGTTGGTTATACCGGTTCTTTTAACTGTTATAGTTGTGGTTGGTTCAACAGGTAATGCGGTATATAAAGTGACTTTGGTGGATAATGACAATACAAAACTGACTCAGTTGTTTTTAGATTTTTTGAAGGATAAAAGTGATAATATTAAGCTGGTAGACTTCAAAGAAGACGAAATAAAAAATGCAGTGATAAATTCCAAAATTGATTGTGGAATTGTAATAAATAAAGACTTCACTAACAATGTCATAAGTGGAAAAGATGATAATGTAGATTTTTACATGCTGGAAGGAACTAACGCAAATGAACCTATAAAGCTGTCAATAAGCAGTTTCTTCAGTGCGGCCAAGACAATAAGCAAATCTGTAAATCAAGATGAAAATCTATTCTATCAATCTATGGATAAATATATCAATGGGTCATTGAAACTAGACAACAAGAAATTTGACGGGGAAGCAGAAAACAGTGAGAGAAAGTCATTATCAATAGGATTTTTTGCAATGGGTCTGATGCTACTTATGATGTCAGCTACAACATTGATAATGAAGGATAAGGAATATAAGACCTTTACAAGAATTATGACAACTCCTGTTTCAGCTAGGAGTTATTTCCTCCAGAATATCATTAGCTTTGCACTTGTGGCCTTTATCCAAATTGTAGTGGTACTGTACATATTATGGAAAGGGTATAACATGGATTTTGGAGAGGTGTTCCCACAATTAATTTTATTATCCATGTTGTTTGCGCTTACCTGCGTTTCTATAGGAATAATAATCTCAAGATATGCAAAAAAGTCATCCCATGTAAATGCAACAGTTACTTTATTGACTATGCCAATGCTTATGTTGGGGGGCTGTCTGTGGCCATTTGATTTCATGCCAGAATCACTACAGAGGATAGGGCAATTGTTACCTACCAGATGGTATATGTTGGCTACAACAAAAATATTTGAGGGAAAGAGTATAGCTGATTGTGCTCTACAGATAGGATTAATGCTTGTCTTTACCCTTGTAATGTTCATATTGACTTTCTTCCGAAAGGTTGATTTGGCAAAGTCCTGATTCACTGACTAATTATATAGTGCCCGTAAGTATTGTATTAATAGAGGAGCGTTATATGAAAAAGGTAATGTTTATAAATCTATATGATTTTTCAAGCTTAAAACGTATACAGACCCCATTGGGATTATTGTCTTTATACTTTATTTTAAAGAAGAAAACTGATTACGATGTGGAGATATGTGATTTTAATGATGTTTACTATGATGGTATTCTACAGGATGATGGTTTCCAGAAGAATATTGATTGCATGGTTGATTATATTATTGGAAAGAATCCTGATTTAATAAGTGTTTACACAATGTGTAACAATTATCACATAGCTCTGTTTCTGTGTGAGGCTATCAGAAAAAAGAATCCCAATATTATAACATTGCTTGCGGGCCCTCATGCAACTATGGTCGCAGAAGAAACACTAAGCGGATTTAATTCCATTGATTACATTGGTTTGGGTGAAGGTGAGGAAACAATTGTCCCAATACTAAATGGAATTTTTAATAATAATGTTGAGGGAATCGCTGGTTTGGCGTATAGAGACAGTGAAGGAAAAATTATAGTCAACTGGAACAGGACAGATATCGCAGATATTGAAAATCTGGAAGTGATTGACTTTACTAAGGTAGGAGTTGAAGCTGATAAAATCAGGGCACTTGGTTCTGTTGACATTGAAGGCGGAAGAGGATGTCCTTTTAGATGTGCATTTTGCTCAACCCAAAAATTTTGGGGAAACCATTTTAGAGTCAAAAGTATTCCAAAAATTATTTCTGAAGTAGAGTTTTATATGGAAAAACTTCAGATTAAGGACTTCAATTTCCAACATGATTTATTTACTTTTAATAAGAAATACATACTTGAATTTTGTGATGAAATAATTAAAAGGAAAATGAATATAACTTGGAAGTGCAGTGCAAGAATTGACACAGTAGACAGTGAAATGCTTCTTAAAATGTCTGAGTCCGGGTGCACAGGAATATTTTTTGGTGTTGAGACCGGGTCAAAAACAGTTCAAAGAACTGTAAATAAAAACTTAAAGCTTGAAAAGGTGGATCAGGTTTTAAAAGGGTTGATAGAAAGTAATATAACCGCGGTTTTTTCCTTTATTTATGGATTTCCAACTGAGTTGGATGAAGATCTGAATGATACTCTTACTATGATACACCGAATTAAAAAAAGTACGATTACAAGAAACTTTAAAGGAACTTTTCTAATCGAATTATGGCCACTGGCATTCCTTCCGGGTACAATTATGGGACAAAACTATTATGATGATCTAAAGTTCAATGAATTTCGGGGAATGGATTTTAATAATAGTGATTATACCCGATGTCCCGAAGTTAGCAATCTTGTAAAAGAAAACAAACAAATATTTCTAAATTTTTACAGTATTGAAAAAAACAGTACGGAAGAGTTTAAATTTTTAAATGTTTTAATAATGTACTTGTTTAATTTCTGCTATTCATTTATTTATGAAGCAATAGATTTGATTATAGAATATTATAATAACAATATTCTGGAAATGTATTTGGATTTCTTTAAATTCAGCAGGGATGAAGTAGTAAGCTTCTTCCAAAATAAAACTATTGGGGGAATACTACCCAAATATGAAGAGTTGGGTGATTTCTTAAGTATACTGGATAGTTTCGTACAGAAGAGCCCGGTATGTAAAAAAGCCCTTGAAGAAAATCCAGACATCATGAAAACAATTAAATCGTATGCTTCAATGTTTAAAGGCAAATCTAATAAAAATAATCAGAGCCAAGGCGGACAATCTTCCTTGTATAAAGCATTGGAGAGAAGATATCCTAAATTACTGTTGCCGGTTGAAAAGGGTATGTCCTCAACTGAATTATACCGAGATGTTGTGAACAGGGGGAAAGTATATAGAAATAGTGATAATTTGTTTATTACTTCGGATAAAGATTTTATGATTCATTTGGATACAAGGTCTGAACCAATAGAACTTATTTATATACATAACCGTACTGACTATGAAAGATTTATTCAAGTAATGGCATATCGCTGTGAACCCGTACATATTCCTGACAAATCAAACGTTTTTGTTCTTAATGGAGTTACAAACTGGGAGAAGATTAGAGAGCACAAAAATGAATATGTCCGACAGGGAGGAAATGAGTGGGAAAAAGAATTGAGTGTTTTCCTTAGTAACAGAAAAAATTATACGGAAACAGTTATTGTATGTAGTCAAAAGTTGGGTGAGACTCATAGTTATCCTGAACTCAGTACGGATTCAATAGAAAATATCCAGTTAAATGCAAAAATCAGACTATTTCAGCAACTTTCATCTTACCTATCTTCAAAAAACAGCTTGAAAAGTAGAGATAAATTAATAAATAGACTTGTAAATGATTGTGTTGCGCTGATATTAAGTACAGGTCACTATGATAAGGATATAGCTTTGGCAATGGTAAATATAAATAATGGTGAGTGCTTTGATACAACTAAGCTCCAGAAATATATAACCGAGGGTGAAACTTTAGATAGGTTAGTTAAGAAAAATGTCAAACTTGCTTCCCAGTTGGAAGAAATTTTCGGAAGTTACAACGGAGATTTGAGTGCTCCAGAAAGTTTATTAGAACACATTTATTTGAATGTGAATGTGCTAATTACATTATAGTGGAACTAAATTTGCCAGTTTAGAAATCAAAGATTAGGAGTACTTGAAAATGTTTTTATTTTATAGACAGTAGCAAATGAAGGAGATTTGTAAAATAGATTAATTGTACAAAAGGAGTTTGGAAGAAATAATGGAAGAAAACAAACGTTATGAAGACAAGATTCCTATGGTCAATTATCGCGGTAAAGATAAATTTACATTAAATAATTTATCTTGTGATGATATCATGATTCCCGAATGTGAAGATAAGAAATTTTACGCTATTTTGCCGGCTCAGCAAAGACTATATATGGTTGCTCAGATAGATGAGACAGGCATTGCATATAATTTGCCTTGTGTGTATGAAATCAAAGGTATTCTTGAAAGAGAGAGATTTGAAAAAGCAGTAAAGAAGCTTGTGGAACGTCATGAAATTCTCAGGACAAGCTTTTCAATGGTAAATGGAGAACCAGTACAGAATATTTCGGAAGATGCCCATGTAGATTTGGAGTTTGTAGATGCTCAAAAAGAAGATATTGATGAAATACTTAAAGATTTTGTAAGGCCTTTTGATTTAAGTAGGGCTCCACTTATGAGAGTTATGGTAATAAATACGGGTGATGGTTTAAGTCTCCTTTTACTAGACATCCATCATATTATTACAGATGGAATAAGCATGAATGTACTGCTTAGTGAGCTGTCATGCCTGTATGGCAACGGTACCCTTCCAGAACTGAGAGTGCAGTTCAAGGATTACTGTGAATGGTTAAAAACAGGGGATACTACAGCCCAGGGAGAATATTGGAAAGGAATGTTTTCAGATGAAGTTCCTGTTCTAAATATGCCCTTGGATTATAGGAGACCATCGGTACAGAGCTTCAGAGGCGGGGCTGTGGCAGCTAGCATACAAGGAGAGTTAGCTGCGGATATTGAGAAAATCCAACGTAAGACAGAGACAACAGATTACATGATATTTATGAGTGCACTAATGATCCTACTGTCAAAATATTCAGGACAGGAGGATATAGTCATAGGCAGCCCTATGTCTGGAAGAACTCACAAAGACACTCAAAATATTCCTGGTATGTTTGTAAATACATTGGCATTCCGAGGAAAGCCAGAAAAAGCAAAAAGATATTCCGAGTTCTTGAAAGAGATAAAGGAAATATGCCTGAATGGATATGAAAATCAGGACTACCCATTTGAAAAGCTAGTAGAAGCAGTGAATGTAAACAGGGAATCATCCAGGAATCCCTTGTTTGACATAATGTTTGTTTTGCAAAATTATGACTATGGTGTCGGAAGCTTTGACACAATGGAAATGCAGGAACTTGACAAGTGTGAATGGCACAGGTCGGCAAGGTTTGATTTATCAGTAATTATTACCAAACAACGTGACGGATACAAGATTGTTTTGGAGTATTGTAAAGACTTATACACAGAAGAAACAGCAGAACTTCTGAAAAATCACTATATCAACCTTGTGAAGGAAATAGCTTCAGATTGTGAACAGCTCATAGGCAAAATTGAAGTTCTGGATGAGAATGAAAAGAAGAGAATCCTATATGACTTCAATAAAACAGAAATGGATTTTCCAAAGGACAAGGTCATGGCAGAGTTGTTTGAGGAGATGGTGGAAAGCTCCCCAGACAATTTGGCGGTAGTATTCGGAGAAGAAAAGGTTATATATAGAGAATTAAACAGAAGGGCAAATTGCCTTGCAAACAGGCTCCGTAATATGGGAATAGGGAAAAATGATTTTGTGGCGATTATGACGGAGCGCAGTGTGGAGATGGTTGCGGGTATTCTGGGCATAATAAAATCAGGAGCGGCCTATGTGCCTGTTGACCCAGGCTATCCAAGAGACAGAATAGAGTACATGATATCTGATAGCAGTCCCAAGGCAATACTTGTGTACAACACAGAAATTGAAACAGAGCTTCCTGTAATAGACTTACAGGATAAAACTATCTGGGAAGGCGATGGACAAAACCCGAAAATTGTAAGCAAACCCGAAGATATAG contains:
- a CDS encoding HAAS signaling domain-containing protein, encoding MTNNLKTYLNEISQYLYTNNSKDKEDILKEIEAYILEETKNTYQKVTEDGILKVTKDFGSPREVAKRYMHELQENTIPRKRFFMMLLSIVFAIHSSIYMFLMIYNIDTLAFDNSYTANVQLLLQILSIFVVLLMDTLLLLPITAYIFKKKSNIKFFKFANDSDESSSLSDISFFRPKQKKDNIIMTVVSIVVFAVELVVYAKYNTLFVISSLKDSNVILADSVICKAVSIAIIVVTGIHFINYLFKALSGKISGEILLTTIRFILLWAAINVITFYRNEVPEFKDALEGMNYLNIVMVIVVVLFLYSCIRNCVISNIKYKLK
- a CDS encoding ABC transporter ATP-binding protein, which gives rise to MVLKVENMVKSYNKLVAVNGISLQVNEGDILGLLGPNGAGKSTFINAILGLTKVDEGTIEIFGNKISRAAKKKIGFVPQEIAICYELNAYDNVVFFGKLYGLRGAKLKEAVKKSLEFTGLWDRRKENPKKFSGGMQRRLNIACAIVHEPELLIMDEPTVGVDPQSRNNILETIKILNENGTTVIYTSHYMEEIEEICTKVAIIDLGKLIAEGTSESIKNSILTERLTKFEVEDDNSKCENIIKDIEGVISCKVNESGNALLVKSKKDIDNLPIMIEKLVKGGVKIISVNIEQPTLEAAFLSLTGKTLRD
- a CDS encoding ABC transporter permease encodes the protein MNTLHIAYYTIKRIMLDKRTNIMKILIPIVAIVILGVALKSSFELSSMDIIKVGYLNLDNGKQGENLVKILKEDKSIKELISLVPVDSVDKAEQMISDDKISSFIFIDKDYTKQIESGEKSSVTIYSSKYSDYKLTVVQNIMDSYVNIVNTNIAVAMVTGKPAEYDSSSSINEIPISIDGNRPKAIDYYAVTILVLSLLSGAAFGCELVGEDYIGVMGKRIKSTPVSPVQQYAGKMIGACLSNFAQGLVMVLFTKFVLKANWGSNIFLILAFTLLVAVFATAIGAMLCIIFNDVNRAGALSSLLVPIFTFIAGGYIKIDFGPIKYLSPNQWAHTAFFNTIYNGDQHLVVTNVLALLIATVVISTVSIILARRRTN
- a CDS encoding ABC transporter permease; the encoded protein is MTVLLSNIRRIFKKKLNFLFMLVIPVLLTVIVVVGSTGNAVYKVTLVDNDNTKLTQLFLDFLKDKSDNIKLVDFKEDEIKNAVINSKIDCGIVINKDFTNNVISGKDDNVDFYMLEGTNANEPIKLSISSFFSAAKTISKSVNQDENLFYQSMDKYINGSLKLDNKKFDGEAENSERKSLSIGFFAMGLMLLMMSATTLIMKDKEYKTFTRIMTTPVSARSYFLQNIISFALVAFIQIVVVLYILWKGYNMDFGEVFPQLILLSMLFALTCVSIGIIISRYAKKSSHVNATVTLLTMPMLMLGGCLWPFDFMPESLQRIGQLLPTRWYMLATTKIFEGKSIADCALQIGLMLVFTLVMFILTFFRKVDLAKS
- a CDS encoding B12-binding domain-containing radical SAM protein, with the translated sequence MKKVMFINLYDFSSLKRIQTPLGLLSLYFILKKKTDYDVEICDFNDVYYDGILQDDGFQKNIDCMVDYIIGKNPDLISVYTMCNNYHIALFLCEAIRKKNPNIITLLAGPHATMVAEETLSGFNSIDYIGLGEGEETIVPILNGIFNNNVEGIAGLAYRDSEGKIIVNWNRTDIADIENLEVIDFTKVGVEADKIRALGSVDIEGGRGCPFRCAFCSTQKFWGNHFRVKSIPKIISEVEFYMEKLQIKDFNFQHDLFTFNKKYILEFCDEIIKRKMNITWKCSARIDTVDSEMLLKMSESGCTGIFFGVETGSKTVQRTVNKNLKLEKVDQVLKGLIESNITAVFSFIYGFPTELDEDLNDTLTMIHRIKKSTITRNFKGTFLIELWPLAFLPGTIMGQNYYDDLKFNEFRGMDFNNSDYTRCPEVSNLVKENKQIFLNFYSIEKNSTEEFKFLNVLIMYLFNFCYSFIYEAIDLIIEYYNNNILEMYLDFFKFSRDEVVSFFQNKTIGGILPKYEELGDFLSILDSFVQKSPVCKKALEENPDIMKTIKSYASMFKGKSNKNNQSQGGQSSLYKALERRYPKLLLPVEKGMSSTELYRDVVNRGKVYRNSDNLFITSDKDFMIHLDTRSEPIELIYIHNRTDYERFIQVMAYRCEPVHIPDKSNVFVLNGVTNWEKIREHKNEYVRQGGNEWEKELSVFLSNRKNYTETVIVCSQKLGETHSYPELSTDSIENIQLNAKIRLFQQLSSYLSSKNSLKSRDKLINRLVNDCVALILSTGHYDKDIALAMVNINNGECFDTTKLQKYITEGETLDRLVKKNVKLASQLEEIFGSYNGDLSAPESLLEHIYLNVNVLITL